Below is a genomic region from Burkholderia pyrrocinia.
ATAGCCGGCCACCGCCAGATGGACGTTCGCCGGCAGCTTCGTCAGCGCCTTCAGCACGGTGCCGAGATTCTTGCGCGGCGTGCGCAGGTCGCCGACGAACAGCAGCAGGAACGCGTCGTCCGGCAGCTTGAACGCCGCGCGATCGGCCTGCGCGCCCGCGAACGCACTGCCGTCGACGCCGTTGTAGATCACGCTGATCTTGCGGCTGTCGATGCCGAGCGCGGCGATCTCGTCGGCCACCTTCTGCGACACGGCGGTGATCGCACGCGAACGCCGGTAGGCCCAGCGCTCGAGCGCGGTGTTCACGCGCGTATAGACGTACTGGTAAGCCGACCACATCCCCTTCGTGAGCCCGAACGGATAGTACGGGCTCCTGAACCAGCCGCCGTGCACGAAGTGCGCGGTATTCACGTCGGCCTTGATCCACGAGATGAAGCCGTTCACGTGCAGCACGTCGTACTCGCTGCGATGCGTGCGCAGCCACCACGCGCTCTTCAGCGCGAACACCTGCTGCTTGACGAGATTCGACGGCCAGAAGCGCCCGACCTTCACGGGCACCCAGCGCACGCGCGGGTCGGCCAGCAGTTCGGGCGCGACGTGCGACGCGACCAGCGTGACTTCGTAGTGCTCGGCCAGCGCCGCGCGCGCGATTTCGTAATTGACGCGGCCCTGCCCGTCGTTATGTCGCACGACATGCGTGACGATCGCGATTCTCAAAGGTCGCCTCCCCGTAGACGCGCGGCGACCTGCAAGCGCTTCGACTTCTGCCAGTGCGCCGCGGAAAGTATCGAAAAAATGGCTGTAAACATCAGCAGGCCGCCCGTGCCGATCAGCGAGTTCGTGAACACGAGCATCGCGAACGTCGACAGGCACAGGCTCAGGCACGCGCCGACGAACTTGTCCTTGCGCAGCTTGAACGCCGCGCGCAGCGTGCGGCCGAACAGCATCACGACGCCGGCGAGGTACAGCAGCGTGCCGGGCCAGCCGAGCACGAACGGCACGTTCATCACGCCGCTGTCGAAGCTGCCGTACTTGCCGAGCTCGCCGCTGTCGCTCGACAGCTTCGTCGATGCGCCCGTCGCGCCCATCCCTTCGCCGGCGACGTCGGTAAACGCCGTCTGCGCGAAGGTGGCGTAGAACTTGTTGCGGTCGTCGTAGCTGCGGTCGTCCTTCAGGTTCGTGATCGACTGCAGGCGCGCGCCGAGACGATCGGCCACCGGCCCGACGGTCAGGAGCGGCACGCATAACCCGACCAGCACGACGCCGCTGATGAGGATCCGCATCCGCACGCGGTTGTTCGACTGCGCGAGCTGGATCGCGAGTGCGATCACCCAGCCGCCCCACGTCGAACGCACGAGACACAGCGCGAACGACACGAAACCGGCTGCGCCCGCGAACCAGCGGATCTTCTGCGGCGCCGCGAGCACGAACACCAGCGCGCCCATCATCGCGAACGCGAACGGCCCCGACGAGTTCATCGTGCTGAATACCCGCACGCCGTACGGCACCGGCTCACCCTGCGAACCCATGTCCGAGCCGATCATCCACAGCACGTCCCACTGCGGCATCACGAAATACTGCACGACGCCGTACACGCCCATCACGAGCATGCCCCACATGAACGTGGACAGCAGCACGTCGCGGTACTCGGGATAGTCGCGCGCGTTGACCATGATGTGAAAGCCGATCAGCACCGGATACACCCAGTTCGCGAGGTCATAAGTCGCGGCCATCACGCCGCTCGACACGATCCCGACGAGATACGCATACGCGAGCCCGAACAGCATCAGCAGCACCGGTATCCCGCGCCGCTGCGCGAGCACGCGGTAATGCCGGATCAGCCCCAGGCCGGCGATCATCGTCACCGCGAGCGGCGCGACCTGGATCAGGCTGGTCGGCGTGAACGCGCCCTTCGACCAGTCGGCGAGACGGCGCACTTCCGGGCTCAGGAACCACACCCACCACATGAAGCCGACATAACGCGCCGGGCTCTTGAAATACAGCCAGATGCCGACCGCGATGGCCAGCACCGGAAACGCGAGCGTCAGCACCTTGCCCTGGTGAATGGCGATCAGCGCGGCGGTGAACGACCACAGCCCGGCCTGCCCGATCCAGTGCTTCGGTTCGGCAAACCAGCTGCGGTTGCGCGACGGTGCGCGTTCGGCGGCAATCGTACTCATCGATCCTCTCTCACCGCGACGACGGATGCGAATCCGCCAGCGGCATCGCCAGGCCCGCGGCCGCCGGCGTGCGGCGCCGGCGCAGCATGTCGCGCGTGATCCGCACGTGCTGCTCGGCGAACGCCTGCGTGGTCAGGTCGCGCTCGCGCAGGCACGCGGCGGCGGCCCGCGCGCAGCCGAGCGCCGCAACCGGGTCGGCGACGAAGCGGTCGGCGGCCTGGCGCATCGCCTGCGCGTCGAACGCCGGCACATAGGCGGCCGTATCGTGCGGGAAGTAGTCGCTGAGCCCGCCGACGTCGGACACGATCATCGGCTTGCCGACGGCTGCCGCCTCGAGCATCACGGTGATGCCCGACGCGTGGAAGTTCGGCCGCAGCGGCACGACGATC
It encodes:
- a CDS encoding glycosyltransferase family 4 protein, which produces MRIAIVTHVVRHNDGQGRVNYEIARAALAEHYEVTLVASHVAPELLADPRVRWVPVKVGRFWPSNLVKQQVFALKSAWWLRTHRSEYDVLHVNGFISWIKADVNTAHFVHGGWFRSPYYPFGLTKGMWSAYQYVYTRVNTALERWAYRRSRAITAVSQKVADEIAALGIDSRKISVIYNGVDGSAFAGAQADRAAFKLPDDAFLLLFVGDLRTPRKNLGTVLKALTKLPANVHLAVAGYLPGSPYPDEARALGIDSRVHFLGLVKNMPTLMRSVDAYVFPSRYEAMSLSLLEAMAAGLPVVTARTAGGAEIITRECGIVLEDPDDPAALAQAIGSLAASRDTCRAMGDAARELMTRFGWAHMGAQYVALYRRIGQPTQPSAFERVEHAVTQEQS
- a CDS encoding O-antigen ligase family protein produces the protein MSTIAAERAPSRNRSWFAEPKHWIGQAGLWSFTAALIAIHQGKVLTLAFPVLAIAVGIWLYFKSPARYVGFMWWVWFLSPEVRRLADWSKGAFTPTSLIQVAPLAVTMIAGLGLIRHYRVLAQRRGIPVLLMLFGLAYAYLVGIVSSGVMAATYDLANWVYPVLIGFHIMVNARDYPEYRDVLLSTFMWGMLVMGVYGVVQYFVMPQWDVLWMIGSDMGSQGEPVPYGVRVFSTMNSSGPFAFAMMGALVFVLAAPQKIRWFAGAAGFVSFALCLVRSTWGGWVIALAIQLAQSNNRVRMRILISGVVLVGLCVPLLTVGPVADRLGARLQSITNLKDDRSYDDRNKFYATFAQTAFTDVAGEGMGATGASTKLSSDSGELGKYGSFDSGVMNVPFVLGWPGTLLYLAGVVMLFGRTLRAAFKLRKDKFVGACLSLCLSTFAMLVFTNSLIGTGGLLMFTAIFSILSAAHWQKSKRLQVAARLRGGDL